In a genomic window of Saccharomyces paradoxus chromosome X, complete sequence:
- a CDS encoding uncharacterized protein (similar to YJR154W) yields the protein MTTNSHDVYESYKMSGQKYVNMTKKGDLGICRPGLTQEAFTVNDKFDYKTIIEKLEVYGLCVVKNFIEPSTCDVILNEIEPHFYRYESWQGSPFPKETTVATRSVLHSSTILKDVVCDRMFCDISKHFLNEENYFPAGKVINKCTSDIQLNSGIVYKVGAGAGDQGYHREDIVHHTTHQACERFKYGSETMVGLGVAFTDMNKANGSTRMIVGSHLWGPHDSCGNFDKRMEFHVDAAKGDAVLFLGSLYHAASANRTSKDRVAGYFFMTKSYLKPEENLHLGTDLRVFKDLSLEALKLLGLGISEPFCGHIDYKSPGHLINSSLFENDIEKGYYGETIRVNYGSRQ from the coding sequence ATGACCACAAATTCACACGACGTTTATGAATCATACAAGATGAGTGGTCAAAAATACGTTAATATGACGAAAAAGGGAGACCTTGGAATATGTAGGCCTGGCTTAACTCAAGAGGCATTCACCGTCAATGACAAGTTTGATTATAAAACAATTATCGAAAAACTGGAAGTATACGGGCTTTGTGTAGTCAAGAATTTTATAGAGCCTTCCACATGTGATGTAATATTAAATGAAATCGAACCGCATTTTTATAGATACGAATCATGGCAAGGATCGCCATTTCCTAAGGAAACAACTGTTGCAACGAGATCAGTTTTGCACTCGTCTACAATCTTAAAGGACGTGGTATGCGACCGTATGTTTTGTGATATCTcaaaacattttttgaatgaagaaaactatTTTCCAGCGGGAAAGGTGATTAATAAATGCACTAGTGATATTCAACTAAACTCCGGTATTGTTTACAAGGTTGGTGCTGGTGCAGGCGACCAGGGTTACCACCGAGAAGATATTGTTCACCATACGACTCACCAGGCATGCGAGCGTTTCAAGTATGGAAGCGAAACCATGGTGGGATTGGGTGTGGCTTTTACAGATATGAATAAAGCAAATGGTTCCACGCGAATGATTGTTGGTTCACATTTGTGGGGTCCACACGATTCCTGTGGGAATTTTGACAAGAGAATGGAATTTCACGTGGATGCTGCAAAGGGCGACGCAGTTCTATTCTTGGGGAGCCTCTACCATGCAGCCAGTGCAAATCGTACCTCAAAAGACAGAGTTGctggatatttttttatgacAAAGAGCTACTTGAAGCCAGAGGAAAATCTTCATTTAGGAACTGATTTACGAGTATTTAAGGATTTGTCATTGGAAGCCTTGAAACTGTTGGGGCTGGGAATTAGTGAGCCATTTTGTGGCCACATAGATTATAAGAGTCCAGGGCATCTTATCAATTCCAGtttgtttgaaaatgatattgaaaagggATACTATGGGGAGACAATAAGGGTGAATTATGGGTCCAGGCAATGA
- the DAL5 gene encoding allantoate permease (Allantoate permease~similar to YJR152W) — protein sequence MSADASTNSNASLDEKNLNITSEAEIKNEDVTAEPVLSTVLSPNGKVVYIGDKVDEAMKLAEEAKEIEVTPEEDRRLRWKIDYCMFPLMCILYAVQFMDKISTGSAAVMGLRTDLKMHGDQYSWVTSAFYFGYLFMNLGPVQYIFQRTSHMSKMLAVFIVIWGMLLALHAAPTVKYPSFIVLRVLLGCAESVVTPCFTIITAQYWKTEEQFTRVSIWFGMNGLGSILINAIAYGVYIHQDSYAIKGWRTLFVVTGVITIFIGILIFLWIPDDPSKARFLSKREKLMVVQRIRSNQQGFGNHEIKRYQIIEALKDVRTWLYVLFTVSSNIPNGGISSFMSILLNSDFGYSSKETLLMGLPTGAVELVGCPLFGILAVYAANKKIPFWKYKLSWAIFAAVLALIASCMLGFATNSKKARLAGAYLWYISPVSFICVLSNISANSSGYSKKWTVSSINLVFYAAANLAGPQTFISKQAPKYHGAKVAMVVCYAVMIVLLSAILIINLRENKRRDKIAAERGFPEETENLEFSDLTDFENPNFRYTL from the coding sequence ATGTCGGCGGATGCTAGCACAAATTCGAATGCTTCCCTAgacgaaaaaaatttaaacatCACTTCAGAAGCTGAAATCAAGAATGAAGATGTAACCGCAGAACCAGTTCTGAGCACGGTGCTATCGCCCAACGGTAAAGTTGTCTACATCGGTGACAAGGTTGATGAGGCCATGAAGTTGGCTGAGGAGgccaaagaaattgaggTGACACCAGAAGAGGATAGAAGACTACGTTGGAAGATCGACTATTGTATGTTTCCCCTAATGTGTATACTGTATGCCGTCCAGTTTATGGACAAGATTTCCACTGGTTCAGCGGCAGTCATGGGATTAAGAACTGACTTGAAAATGCATGGTGACCAGTACTCGTGGGTCACTTCTGCCTTTTATTTCGGCTATTTATTCATGAACCTAGGCCCGGTACAGtacattttccaaagaacCAGCCACATGTCCAAAATGCTTGCGGTTTTTATTGTCATATGGGGGATGCTATTGGCTTTACATGCAGCTCCAACGGTTAAATACCCTTCTTTCATTGTCCTGAGGGTACTTTTAGGTTGTGCGGAAAGTGTTGTCACGCCCTGCTTTACCATCATCACTGCTCAATACTGGAAAACAGAGGAACAATTCACCAGAGTGTCAATTTGGTTTGGTATGAATGGTCTTGGCTCCATTCTGATCAACGCAATTGCGTATGGTGTATACATTCACCAGGACTCTTATGCTATCAAAGGTTGGAGAACCTTATTTGTCGTTACTGGTGTGATAACAATCTTCATTGGtatcttgatatttttgtgGATCCCTGACGATCCATCAAAAGCGAGATTTTTAtccaaaagagaaaagttAATGGTTGTCCAAAGAATTAGGTCTAACCAACAAGGGTTCGGTAATCACGAAATCAAAAGGTACCAAATCATAGAAGCGTTGAAGGATGTCAGAACGTGGTTATATGTCCTCTTCACTGTGAGCTCTAATATTCCTAATGGTGGTATTTCAAGTTTTATGAgtattttattgaataGTGACTTTGGATATTCATCAAAGGAAACCTTATTAATGGGTTTACCTACCGGTGCCGTTGAATTGGTTGGCTGTCCACTTTTTGGTATTCTAGCAGTTTACGCAGccaacaagaaaataccattttggaaatataAGTTGAGTTGGGCTATTTTTGCTGCTGTCTTAGCATTGATTGCTAGCTGTATGTTGGGATTTGCAACTAACTCCAAAAAAGCAAGACTGGCAGGTGCTTACCTATGGTACATCTCGCCTGTCTCATTTATCTGCGTACTTTCCAATATCAGTGCCAATTCCTCAGGGTATAGCAAAAAATGGACTGTATCTTCGATAAACTTGGTATTTTATGCTGCAGCGAACTTAGCAGGCCCACAAACCTTTATTTCTAAGCAGGCTCCCAAATATCATGGTGCTAAAGTCGCTATGGTCGTATGTTATGCTGTTATGATCGTACTTCTATCTGCAATACTTATTATCAACTTGAGGGAAAATAAGAGACGTGATAAGATAGCCGCTGAGAGAGGCTTTCCTGAAGAAACAGAGAATTTAGAGTTTTCTGATTTaacagattttgaaaatccaAATTTCAGATACACTTTGTGA
- the THI11 gene encoding 4-amino-5-hydroxymethyl-2-methylpyrimidine phosphate synthase (Protein involved in synthesis of the thiamine precursor HMP~similar to YNL332W) — MSTDKITFLLNWQPTPYHIPIFLAQTKGYFKEQGLDMAILEPTNPSDVTELIGSGKVDMGLKAMIHTLAAKARGFPVTSVASLLDEPFTGVLYLKGSGITEDFQSLKGKKIGYVGEFGKIQIDELTKHYGMKPEDYTAVRCGMNVAKYIIEGKIDAGIGIECMQQVELEEYLAKQGRPASDAKMLRIDKLACLGCCCFCTVLYICNDEFLKKNPEKVRKFLNAIKKATDYVLADPVKAWKEYIDFKPQLNNDLSYKQYQRCYAYFSSSLYNVHRDWKKVTGYGKRLAILPPDYVSNYTNEYLSWPEPEEVSDPLEAQRLMAIHQEKCRKEGTFKRLALPA; from the coding sequence ATGTCTACCGATAAGATtacatttttattgaactGGCAACCAACTCCATACCACATTCCAATTTTCTTGGCTCAAACCAAAGGTTACTTCAAGGAACAAGGCCTAGACATGGCTATCCTAGAGCCAACCAATCCTTCAGATGTCACGGAGTTGATTGGATCTGGAAAGGTCGACATGGGTTTGAAAGCCATGATCCACACTTTGGCTGCTAAGGCCCGTGGTTTCCCAGTCACCTCTGTTGCCTCTTTGTTGGACGAACCATTCACTGGTGTCTTGTACCTAAAAGGTAGTGGTATTACTGAAGACTTCCAATCCCTAAAGGGCAAGAAGATCGGTTACGTTGGTGAATTTGGTAAGATTCAAATCGATGAATTAACTAAGCACTACGGTATGAAGCCAGAAGACTACACCGCAGTCAGATGTGGTATGAATGTTGCCAAGTACATCATCGAAGGTAAGATCGATGCTGGTATCGGTATCGAATGTATGCAACAAGTTGAACTGGAAGAATACTTGGCTAAGCAAGGGAGACCAGCTTCCGATGCCAAGATGTTGAGAATTGACAAGCTGGCTTGTTTGGGTTGCTGTTGTTTCTGCACCGTTCTTTACATCTGCAAcgatgaatttttgaagaagaacccTGAAAAGGTCAGAAAGTTCTTGAATGCTATCAAGAAAGCTACCGACTACGTTTTAGCAGACCCTGTGAAGGCTTGGAAAGAATACATTGACTTCAAGCCTCAATTGAACAACGATCTATCCTACAAGCAATACCAAAGATGTTACGCTTACttctcttcatctttgTACAATGTTCATCGTGACTGGAAGAAAGTTACCGGCTATGGTAAGAGATTGGCTATTTTGCCACCAGACTACGTCTCCAACTACACTAATGAATACTTGTCATGGCCAGAACCAGAAGAAGTTTCCGATCCTTTGGAAGCTCAAAGATTGATGGCTattcatcaagaaaaatgtagAAAGGAAGGCACTTTCAAGAGATTGGCTCTTCCAGCTTAA
- the PGU1 gene encoding endo-polygalacturonase (Endo-polygalacturonase~similar to YJR153W), whose amino-acid sequence MISASSLLLSTLCAFAVATPLSKRDSCTLTGSSLSSLSTVKKCSSIVIKDLTVPAGQTLDLSGLSSGTTVTFEGTTTFQYKEWSGPLISISGSKISVVGASGHTIDGQGAKWWDGLGDNGKVKPKFVKLALTGTSKVTGLNIKNAPHQVFSINKCSDLTISDITIDIRDGDSAGGHNTDGFDVGSSSNVVIQGCTVYNQDDCIAVNSGSTIKFLNNYCYNGHGISVGSVGGRSDNTVNGFWAESNHVINSDNGLRIKTVEGATGAVTNVNFISNKISGIKSYGIVIEGDYLNGKTTGTATGGVPISNLVMKDITGSVNSTAKRVKILVKNATNWQWSGVSISGGSSYSGCSGIPSGSGATC is encoded by the coding sequence ATGATTTCTGCTAGTTCATTACTTCTGTCTACTTTGTGCGCTTTTGCTGTCGCAACGcctctttcaaaaagagaTTCCTGTACCCTAACAGGATCCTCTTTGTCCTCACTCTCAACCGTGAAAAAATGTAGCAGCATTGTTATTAAAGACTTGACTGTTCCAGCCGGACAAACTCTAGATCTAAGTGGGTTAAGCAGTGGTACTACTGTTACGTTTGAAGGAACAACTACCTTTCAATATAAGGAATGGAGTGGTCCTTTAATTTCAATCTCAGGGTCCAAAATCAGTGTTGTTGGTGCTTCAGGACATACCATTGACGGTCAAGGAGCCAAATGGTGGGACGGCTTAGGTGACAACGGTAAAGTTAAGCCAAAGTTTGTGAAGTTGGCATTGACAGGAACATCTAAAGTCACTGGATTGAATATCAAGAATGCCCCTCACCAGGTCTTCAGCATCAATAAATGTTCCGACTTAACTATCAGTGATATAACAATTGATATAAGAGACGGTGATTCGGCTGGTGGTCATAACACAGATGGATTTGATGTTGGTAGCTCTAGTAATGTAGTAATTCAAGGATGTACAGTTTATAATCAGGATGATTGTATTGCTGTGAATTCCGGTTCAACTATCAAATTCCTGAACAATTACTGCTACAATGGCCACGGTATTTCTGTAGGCTCAGTTGGTGGCCGTTCTGATAACACTGTTAATGGATTTTGGGCTGAAAGCAACCATGTCATTAACTCCGATAATGGGTTGAGAATTAAAACGGTAGAAGGTGCGACAGGTGCTGTCACCAATGTCAACTTTATTAGTAATAAGATTAGCGGCATAAAAAGTTACGGTATTGTTATCGAAGGTGATTATCTCAACGGTAAGACCACTGGAACTGCCACAGGAGGCGTTCCTATTTCGAATTTAGTGATGAAGGATATCACCGGGAGCGTGAACTCCACAGCGAAAAGGGTTAAAATTTTGGTAAAGAATGCTACCAACTGGCAGTGGTCCGGGGTGTCAATTTCCGGCGGTTCTTCCTATTCTGGCTGTTCTGGAATTCCATCTGGATCTGGTGCAACATGTTAA
- the AAD10 gene encoding putative aryl-alcohol dehydrogenase, producing MSDAFGPAPEPPTELGRLRVLSKTAGIRISPLIFLGGGGMSIGDAWSGVLGSMNKERAFELLDAFYEAGGNFIDTANNYQYEQSETWIGEWMASRKLRDQIVIATKFTTEYKGYDVGKGKSANYCGNHKRSLHVSVRDSLRKLQTDWIDILYVHWWDYMSSIEEVMDSLHILVQQGKVLYLGVSDTPAWVVSAANYYATSQGKTPFSIYQGKWNVLNRDFERDIIPMARHFGMALAPWDVMGGGKFQSRKAMEERKKNGEGLRTFVGGPEQTDVEVRISEALAKVAEEHGTESVAAIAIAYVRSKAKNNVEALSIKLTPEQIEYLESIVPFDVGFPNSLIGDDPAVTKKVSFLTAMSAKISFD from the exons ATGTCTGATGCTTTTGGACCTGCTCCTGAACCACCTACCGAGTTAGGACGTCTTAGGGTCCTCTCTAAAACAGCTGGTATAAGGATTTCTcctcttatttttttggggGGGGGGGGTATGTCTATTGGTGATGCCTGGTCAGGAGTCCTGGGATCAATGAACAAGGAGCGAGCTTTTGAGTTACTCGATGCCTTTTACGAAGCAGGCGGTAACTTTATTGATACTGCAAATAACTATCAGTATGAACAGTCTGAGACTTGGATCGGTGAATGGATGGCTTCAAGGAAACTGCGTGACCAAATTGTAATCGCCACCAAATTTACTACAGAATATAAGGGCTATGATGTAGGCAAAGGGAAAAGTGCCAACTACTGTGGTAATCACAAGCGTAGTTTGCATGTGAGTGTGAGAGATTCCCTTCGCAAGTTGCAAACTGATTGGattgatattctttatGTTCACTGGTGGGATTATATGAGTTCTATCGAAGAAGTTATGGATAGTTTACATATTCTTGTCCAGCAGGGCAAGGTCCTCTATTTGGGTGTGTCTGATACACCTGCCTGGGTTGTTTCTGCAGCAAATTACTACGCTACATCTCAAGGAAAAACTCCTTTTAGTATCTACCAAGGTAAGTGGAATGTGTTGAACAGAGACTTCGAGCGTGATATCATTCCAATGGCAAGACATTTTGGTATGGCCCTAGCCCCATGGGATGTTATGGGAGGCGGAAAATTCCAGAGTAGAAAAGCAATGGAAGAGCGGAAGAAGAATGGAGAGGGCCTGCGTACTTTCGTTGGTGGCCCTGAGCAAACGGATGTGGAGGTTAGAATTAGTGAAGCATTGGCTAAGGTTGCTGAGGAACATGGCACTGAATCTGTCGCTGCTATTGCCATCGCCTATGTCCGTTccaaagcaaaaaat AACGTTGAGGCTTTAAGTATTAAACTGACACCAGAACAGATAGAATACCTAGAAAGTATTGTTCCTTTCGATGTTGGCTTTCCCAATAGTTTGATAGGAGACGACCCAGCTGTCACAAAGAAGGTTTCATTTCTCACAGCAATGTCTGCGAAGATTTCCTTTGATTAG
- a CDS encoding pyridoxal 5'-phosphate synthase subunit PdxS (Member of a stationary phase-induced gene family~similar to YNL333W), which yields MSEFKVKTGLAQMLKGGVIMDVVTPEQAIIAERAGACAVMALERIPADMRKSGQVCRMSDPHMIKEIMEAVSIPVMAKVRIGHFVEAQILEALQVDYIDESEVLTPADWTHHIEKNNFTVPFVCGAKDLGEALRRINEGAAMIRTKGEAGTGDVSEAVKHITKIKAEIQQYRETLKDESDFAAKSAELRVPIELLKTTLSKGKLPVVNFAAGGVATPADAALLMQLGCEGVFVGSGIFKSSDPEKLACAIVEATTHYDNPEKLLKVSSDLGDLMGGISIQSINEAGGKNSARLSEIGW from the coding sequence atgtcagAATTCAAGGTCAAAACTGGGCTAGCCCAGATGTTGAAGGGCGGTGTAATTATGGACGTCGTTACACCTGAACAGGCTATTATCGCTGAAAGAGCGGGCGCTTGTGCTGTAATGGCATTAGAACGCATTCCAGCTGACATGCGCAAGTCTGGCCAAGTATGCCGCATGTCAGATCCCCACATgatcaaagaaattatgGAAGCTGTTTCGATTCCAGTGATGGCAAAGGTCCGTATAGGACACTTTGTGGAGGCACAAATCTTAGAAGCGCTACAAGTAGATTACATCGACGAAAGTGAAGTCTTGACTCCAGCTGATTGGACACACcacattgaaaagaataattttaCGGTCCCATTTGTTTGCGGTGCCAAGGATTTGGGTGAGGCATTGAGAAGAATAAACGAAGGTGCTGCAATGATCCGTACCAAAGGTGAAGCAGGTACTGGTGATGTTTCCGAAGCTGTCAAGCACATCACCAAGATTAAGGCGGAAATCCAGCAGTATAGAGAGACTTTGAAAGACGAGTCGGATTTTGCTGCAAAATCCGCAGAACTACGGGTTCCCATAGAGTTATTGAAAACCACACTATCAAAGGGAAAGCTTCCTGTAGTCAATTTCGCTGCTGGTGGGGTTGCTACTCCCGCAGACGCTGCTTTATTGATGCAATTGGGCTGTGAAGGCGTTTTTGTTGGCTCAGGTATATTCAAATCATCAGATCCTGAGAAGTTGGCATGCGCTATTGTTGAAGCCACAACTCACTACGATAACCCAGAAAAACTATTAAAAGTGTCCAGCGATTTGGGTGATTTGATGGGAGGCATTTCCATCCAATCAATCAATGAAGCAGGAGGTAAAAACAGCGCAAGACTTTCTGAAATCGGGTGGTAG